One stretch of Salarias fasciatus chromosome 19, fSalaFa1.1, whole genome shotgun sequence DNA includes these proteins:
- the LOC115407316 gene encoding endophilin-B1-like, with amino-acid sequence MDLTRLAVDAGQLINRAVQYTEESLGQAERTDFDPGLEGLLARADATKTWTDQIISQTEVLLQPSPGARLEDRLYEHLEWSAPPRPRANELLGDQMIQAGLEIGSNTPYGTALLRCGEAQKHVGEAERKFVQSTQIHFLNPLRGFTEGEYRAVQNERKMLVNKRLDLDIAKSRLKKAHEADREARNLNANPLEDDYVSHMSYMFSFLRVKWLKMWAQEISQAEMELRICQSLFDRQSEITKRTLEGLDNTHINHMGSLIDFVDAQASYFAQCSQHAEELHKQLASIPAVFCSNNWQSAINNAANHPPTSNHVASESVGLDQVTPLPAVVNRPPEFNQESSIPQAGADSSSNTLPPDGTNKNNNNNNSKSSIHSQETKHHSPINSQLSASHSFEQIDISSQSEQAPGRTDTVTPPINNDADSATETAVSPPSQSSAATTKPQTADTASTESTAAAAASSPAPDPQRTNEAVKQPGINGEDVQESPSDSGDVVD; translated from the exons ATGGATCTGACGCGGCTGGCGGTGGACGCGGGTCAGCTCATCAACCGGGCTGTCCAG TACACGGAGGAGAGTCTGGGCCAGGCCGAGAGGACGGACTTTGACCCGGGGCTGGAGGGGCTGCTGGCCCGGGCAGACGCCACCAAGACGTGGACGGACCAGATAATCTCTCAGACGGAGGTTTTACTGCAGCCGAGTCCGG GAGCTCGTCTTGAAGACCGGCTGTATGAGCATCTGGAGTGGAGCGCCCCGCCTCGGCCTCGAGCCAACGAGCTGCTGGGAGATCAGATGATCCAAGCTGGGCTGGAGATCGGCTCCAACACCCCCTATG GGACGGCGTTGCTGAGGTGCGGAGAGGCTCAGAAGCACGTCGGCGAGGCGGAGAGGAAGTTCGTCCAGAGCACTCAGATACACTTCCTCAATCCTCTGCGGGGTTTCACTGAGGGGGAATACAGAGCAGTACAG AATGAGCGCAAGATGCTGGTGAATAAGCGTCTAGACTTGGATATAGCGAAGTCCAGACTGAAGAAAGCCCACGAGGCCGACCGGGAGGCCAGA AACCTGAACGCCAACCCGCTGGAAGATGACTACGTGTCTCACATGTCCTACATGTTCAGCTTCCTACGCGTCAAATGGCTGAAG ATGTGGGCTCAGGAAATCTCTCAG gcagagatggagctgaGGATCTGTCAGAGTCTTTTCGATCGCCAGTCAGAAATTACAAAACGGACGCTGGAGGGCCTTGACAACACACAC ATCAACCACATGGGGAGCCTGATTGACTTCGTGGATGCTCAGGCCAGTTATTTTGCTCAGTGCAGCCAACATGCGGAGGagcttcacaaacagctggCCAG CAttccagctgtcttctgctcCAACAACTGGCAGTCGGCTATTAATAATGCAGCCAATCACCCACCGACGAGTAACCATGTCGCCAGCGAGTCCGTAGGGTTAGATCAGGTCACTCCCCTGCCTGCAGTCGTCAATCGGCCACCAGAATTCAATCAGGAATCCTCGATTCCCCAAGCTGGAGCAGATTCCTCTTCAAACACACTGCCACCTGATGGGactaacaaaaacaacaacaacaacaacagcaagtCCTCCATCCATAGCCAGGAGACCAAGCACCATTCGCCTATAAACAGCCAGTTATCTGCCAGTCATTCTTTTGAACAAATCGATATATCAAGCCAATCGGAGCAGGCTCCCGGCAGGACCGACACTGTAACACCTCCCATCAACAACGATGCAGACAGTGCCACAGAAACGGCCGTTTCCCCACCTTCACAGTCCAGTGCCGCCACGACCAAGCCTCAAACAGCAGACACGGCCTCCACCGAGTccactgccgccgccgccgccagcagtCCGGCCCCGGATCCCCAGAGGACCAATGAAGCTGTCAAGCAGCCCGGCATTAACGGAGAGGATGTCCAGGAATCGCCGTCAGACAGTGGGGATGTGGTTGACTAG
- the LOC115407318 gene encoding uncharacterized protein LOC115407318, which yields MSEGSAALGGNSEHFQTHTRAPFSQQTRGKSAMCVLRMWRLFCLLGALGSCLCVNEVEYEGNYVDNYDNEISEDQQEGDSHTTPCHGDLSQWDKLSVALEDSHMRQNMLLEAVEQCCAGRVSLKNLVDKLARGAHQQCAPGLESACRAQAEDVSQRLQRGLEELSERETQRERRLNATLQMLLHSGHEGNARLKRLEHAVPSRPTDSRTGPQPTPGPGGWGTFDSGAKPITSVLKEQEVTSPPDIGTMERALVSIATELQRLHLQLNKVIEQTGALRRDRGDT from the exons ATGAGTGAAGGGAGTGCAGCACTGGGTGGCAACTCTGAACacttccagacacacacacgtgcacctTTTTCCCAGCAAACCCGAGGGAAATCCGCCATGTGTGTGCTCAGGATGTGGAGGCTGTTTTGCCTGCTTGGTGCTTTGGgttcgtgtctgtgtgtgaatgaggtTGAGTATGAGGGAAACTACGTGGACAACTACGACAATGAGATCTccgaggaccagcaggagg GAGACTCTCATACTACACCGTGCCATGGAGATCTCTCCCAGTGGGACAAGCTTTCCGTCGCTCTGGAGGACTCCCACATGAGGCAGAACATGCTGCTGGAGGCTGTGGAGCAGTGCTGTGCCGGAAGGGTCTCTCTGAAAAACCTGGTGGATAAGCTGGCCAGGGGGGCGCACCAGCAGTGCGCACCCGGTCTGGAGTCAGCATGCAGGGCCCAGGCGGAGGACGTCAGCCAGAGACTGCAGCGAGGCCTGGAGGAGCTCAGCGAGCGGgaaacacagagggagaggcGGCTGAACGCCACTCTGCAGATGCTCCTGCACAGCGGCCATGAGGGAAACGCCCGGCTGAAGCGGCTGGAGCACGCAGTGCCGTCACGGCCGACAGACAGCAGGACGGGACCCCAGCCGACGCCGGGACCCGGGGGTTGGGGCACATTTGACTCGGGGGCGAAGCCGATCACATCCGTCCTGAAAGAGCAAGAAGTGACTTCGCCACCAGACATAGGGACAATGGAAAGGGCTCTGGTTTCCATAGcaacggagctgcagaggcttcaCCTGCAGCTTAATAAAGTTATTGAGCAGACGGGAGCATTGAggagggacagaggagacaCATGA